A genomic window from Cucumis melo cultivar AY chromosome 8, USDA_Cmelo_AY_1.0, whole genome shotgun sequence includes:
- the LOC103484984 gene encoding uncharacterized protein LOC103484984 — protein sequence MREDNIDGVLGHNRPALANLTNRPLKRKLSSILSNSGAKPRDGCGKTVDGEDEDARFPKHVSLRLQGAEYVKENCKRSSGEQCYSMALSRFSKEQQESDCSPASSEADTALSDIPKESVQCNLSIDEPHLVNEGEHRITDSEALGVPCLPTSVIPTCSEDHKKECPGIMLNNDNNEEEVDPVLSNDEKDIGVGIIGSSNHDSSEWSRMPISEGSKSLGLDRCSGLKTNNCANADMYDDLLKTCSCSFCLKASYIWSDLHYQDIKGRISALKKSQKDASILAQKSSKEKETYHGQGNSSSSKLELDLCGQWMSLFRHMEDTFAHEGNQLQNSFVTLKDLREECKMNLEMLNAMPMEKH from the exons ATGCGGGAGGATAACATTGATGGTGTGTTAGGCCACAATCGGCCGGCCCTTGCAAACCTAACCAATCGTCCGCTCAAACGAAAGCTTTCCTCAATTTTGAGTAATTCAGGTGCTAAACCAAGGGATGGATGTGGAAAAACTGTGGATGGGGAAGACGAAGACGCCAGATTCCCAAAGCACGTGAGTCTACGACTACAAGGAGCGGAATATGTCAAGGAGAACTGTAAACGATCGAGCGGAGAGCAATGTTATTCAATGGCGCTGTCTAGATTTAGTAAGGAGCAGCAGGAGTCTGATTGCTCACCGGCTTCGAGTGAAGCTGACACCGCTTTGTCTGATATACCAAAAGAATCTGTGCAGTGTAATTTGTCGATTGACGAACCGCATCTTGTGAATGAGGGTGAACACCGAATTACAGACAGTGAAGCTTTGGGAGTTCCTTGCTTGCCCACATCTGTTATCCCTACTTGCTCCGAGGATCACAAGAAAGAGTGTCCTGGAATTATGCTAAACAATGATAATAATGAAGAAGAAGTTGATCCTGTTTTAAGTAATGACGAAAAGGATATTGGTGTTGGTATAATTGGCTCAAGCAACCACGACTCCTCAGAATGGTCGAGGATGCCTATTTCAGAGGGTTCCAAGTCTCTGGGATTGGATAGGTGCTCAGGACTTAAGACTAATAACTGTGCTAATGCAGACATGTATGACGACTTGCTTAAAACATGTTCTTGTTCGTTCTGCTTGAAAG CATCATACATTTGGTCAGATCTCCATTACCAGGACATTAAAGGACGTATTTCAG CACTTAAGAAAAGCCAGAAAGATGCAAGCATCTTGGCTCAGAAAAGCAGCAAAGAGAAAGAGACTTATCATGGTCAAGGAAATTCTTCCAGCTCAAAGCTAGAACTTGATCTTTGTGGTCAGTGGATGTCACTGTTCCGTCATATGGAAGATACGTTTGCTCATGAAGGAAACCAACTT CAAAACAGTTTTGTTACCCTGAAAGATCTGAGAGAGGAGTGCAAGATGAATTTGGAGATGCTTAATGCCATGCCCATGGAGAAGCATTAG
- the LOC103484986 gene encoding type I inositol polyphosphate 5-phosphatase 5 yields MSNYATTSQNPGPLSPALSPDNSVKNEKKKRSIIPKIFSSKKSERVNSEEEMFKLDYGDGAIDIGKGIASRRKAFMESTPTIKKSFSERQTSSDIQSLNLSNFEPPMTLPNETKNFRIFAATWNVGGKTPNSGINLEDFLLVEDSADIYVIGFQEIVPLNAGNVLVIEDNEPAAKWLSLINQAINKPSGNNSDSVFGGGSDHGSTKGSSKDSKTLPFFQKPSLKMLSKNLRPLDSGLLKACNCPIELGSRERRLRKLNEGAASDLENMIISTNEQYGRLMMEEFVSISELASSKTGNGDMMKYKLISSKQMVGLFLSVWARQELVPHIGHLRVSTVGRGIMGRLGNKGCISISMSVHETSFCFVCSHLASGEKEGDEIKRNADAAEIIKSTQFSKICKKPNKRAPERIMDHDRIIWLGDLNYRVSLSYEDTKILLEDSDWDKLLEKDQLNVEREAGRAFSGFSEGRIQFAPTYKYTHNSDSYTGETVKSKKKRRTPAWCDRILWRGNGIEQLCYIRRESRLSDHRPVCGEFRVAVELRNRSSKFRKGYSCAAPRGQFEDCVIPKRHSFYDF; encoded by the exons ATGTCGAACTATGCCACTACTTCCCAGAACCCCGGGCCCCTTTCTCCCGCCCTTTCACCGGACAACTCCGTCAAGAACGAAAAGAAAAAACga TCTATTATTCCAAAGATCTTCAGTTCGAAGAAGAGCGAAAGGGTAAATTCGGAGGAGGAAATGTTTAAGTTAGATTATGGGGATGGCGCCATTGATATTG GGAAAGGAATTGCTTCAAGAAGAAAAGCTTTCATGGAGTCAACTCCCACAATCAAGAAAAGCTTTTCAG AAAGACAAACAAGTTCAGATATCCAAAGCTTAAACCTCTCCAACTTTGAACCACCCATGACTCTACCAAATGAGACCAAGAATTTCCG GATTTTCGCAGCGACATGGAATGTAGGAGGAAAAACTCCTAACAGTGGCATCAACCTCGAAGATTTTTTACTTGTAGAAGACTCAGCAGACATTTATGTGATTGG GTTTCAAGAAATTGTTCCACTAAATGCCGGGAACGTGCTTGTTATAGAAGACAACGAACCGGCAGCAAAATGgctatcattgataaaccaaGCTATAAATAAACCATCCGGGAACAACAGCGACTCCGTGTTTGGTGGTGGGTCAGATCATGGGTCAACAAAAGGATCATCAAAAGATTCAAAGACTCTTCCTTTTTTTCAAAAGCCCTCTTTAAAAATGCTTAGCAAGAACCTGAGGCCACTTGACAGTGGTCTACTGAAGGCTTGTAATTGCCCAATTGAATTAGGATCGAGAGAGAGAAGGCTAAGGAAATTGAATGAAGGAGCGGCATCGGATTTAGAGAATATGATTATTTCAACAAATGAGCAATATGGGAGGTTGATGATGGAGGAATTTGTTTCCATCTCAGAGCTTGCTTCATCAAAAACAGGGAATGGGGATATGATGAAATACAAGCTTATTTCAAGCAAACAAATGGTGGGTTTGTTTCTTTCAGTTTGGGCAAGACAGGAATTGGTTCCACATATTGGTCATCTTAGAGTTTCGACAGTTGGTAGAGGGATAATGGGTCGACTTGGAAACAAg GGATGCATATCAATTAGCATGTCAGTGCATGAGACAAGTTTCTGCTTCGTTTGCAGTCATTTGGCATCAGGTGAGAAAGAAGGAGATGAAATCAAAAGAAATGCCGATGCTGCTGAGATTATCAAAAGCACACAGTTTAGCAAGATTTGTAAGAAGCCCAATAAAAGAGCCCCTGAGAGAATTATGGATCATGA CCGGATAATATGGTTGGGAGACTTGAATTACCGGGTGTCATTGAGCTACGAGGATACCAAAATATTATTAGAGGACAGTGATTGGGATAAATTGCTAGAGAAGGATCAG TTGAATGTAGAAAGAGAAGCAGGAAGAGCGTTTAGTGGGTTCAGTGAAGGGAGGATTCAGTTTGCACCGACTTACAAGTACACTCATAATTCAGATTCATACACGGGGGAGACGGTGAAATCGAAGAAGAAACGACGAACACCAGCATG GTGTGATAGAATATTGTGGCGAGGGAATGGGATAGAGCAGTTGTGTTATATTCGAAGGGAATCGAGGCTTTCAGATCACAGGCCAGTTTGTGGAGAGTTTAGGGTGGCGGTTGAGTTGAGGAATAGAAGCAGTAAGTTCAGAAAAGGCTACTCATGTGCGGCTCCAAGAGGACAATTTGAGGATTGTGTAATACCCAAAAGGCATAGCTTCTACGACTTCTAA
- the LOC103484987 gene encoding 2,3-bisphosphoglycerate-dependent phosphoglycerate mutase 1-like isoform X1: MISPGFHDFNGPLQLCNHANDSNPHNIYAFSPPFVRRGNDNDIPLFRRGFCSVRNYKLSVVCAIPQASIKNHFAPISHLNIDDSKNPSIETALILIRHGESMWNEKNLFTGSVDVPLTRRGVEEAIEAGKRICNIPLDFVYTSALIRSQMTAVLALTQHRCKKTNLCFQVPIIMHDCSKQAEAWSQIYSDEAKKQSFPVIRAWQLNERMYGELQGWDKQEISKRYGKEQVHEWRRSYDIPPPEGESLEMCSQRAVGYFKEHIEPQLQSGKHVMVAAHANSLRCIIMYLEKLTSCEVINLELSTGVPLLYIYKEGSFMKRGSPVGPSEAGVYALTKSLALYRQELDEMSC; encoded by the exons ATGATTTCTCCTGGATTTCACGACTTCAATGGACCACTTCAGCTTTGTAATCACGCCAATGATTCAAATCCTCATAACATCTATGCATTTTCTCCACCCTTTGTCCGGAGGGGTAATGATAATGACATTCCTTTGTTTAGAAGAGGGTTTTGTAGTGTAAGAAATTACAAGCTTTCTGTCGTTTGTGCCATCCCACAAGCTTCAATTAAGAACCATTTTGCACCTATTTCTCACTTGAATATTGATGATTCTAAGAACCCTTCAA TTGAAACAGCTCTGATATTAATTCGACATGGTGAGTCAATGTGGAACGAGAAGAATTTATTCACTGGCTCTGTTGATGTACCTTTAACAAGGAGAGGTGTAGAGGAAGCAATTGAAGCTGGTAAGAGGATTTGCAACATACCACTAGACTTTGTGTATACTTCTGCGTTAATTCGCTCGCAAATGACAGCTGTGCTTGCTTTGACTCAACATCGCTGCAAAAAG ACAAACTTGTGCTTTCAGGTGCCTATAATTATGCATGATTGTAGTAAACAGGCAGAGGCATGGAGTCAAATTTACAGTGATGAGGCTAAAAAGCAATCATTTCCTGTTATTAGAGCTTGGCAATTGAATGAAAGAAT GTACGGTGAGCTACAGGGATGGGATAAACAGGAGATTTCCAAAAGATACGGTAAAGAGCAAGTGCATGAATGGCGTCGGAGCTATGATATTCCTCCGCCTGAGGGTGAGAGCTTGGAGATGTGCTCACAAAGAGCAGTCGGATATTTTAAGGAACAT ATTGAACCACAGCTGCAATCTGGGAAGCATGTTATGGTTGCAGCCCATGCCAATTCGCTAAGGTGTATTATCATGTATCTAGAAAAATTGACTTCTTGCGAG GTAATTAACTTGGAACTATCAACTGGGGTACCATTACTTTACATATACAAGGAGGGATCGTTTATGAAGCGAGGGAGTCCTGTAGGTCCTTCGGAAGCTGGTGTATATGCATTAACTAAG AGTTTAGCACTTTACAGGCAAGAGTTGGACGAAATGTCTTGCTGA
- the LOC103484987 gene encoding 2,3-bisphosphoglycerate-dependent phosphoglycerate mutase 1-like isoform X3 encodes MISPGFHDFNGPLQLCNHANDSNPHNIYAFSPPFVRRVETALILIRHGESMWNEKNLFTGSVDVPLTRRGVEEAIEAGKRICNIPLDFVYTSALIRSQMTAVLALTQHRCKKVPIIMHDCSKQAEAWSQIYSDEAKKQSFPVIRAWQLNERMYGELQGWDKQEISKRYGKEQVHEWRRSYDIPPPEGESLEMCSQRAVGYFKEHIEPQLQSGKHVMVAAHANSLRCIIMYLEKLTSCEVINLELSTGVPLLYIYKEGSFMKRGSPVGPSEAGVYALTKSLALYRQELDEMSC; translated from the exons ATGATTTCTCCTGGATTTCACGACTTCAATGGACCACTTCAGCTTTGTAATCACGCCAATGATTCAAATCCTCATAACATCTATGCATTTTCTCCACCCTTTGTCCGGAGGG TTGAAACAGCTCTGATATTAATTCGACATGGTGAGTCAATGTGGAACGAGAAGAATTTATTCACTGGCTCTGTTGATGTACCTTTAACAAGGAGAGGTGTAGAGGAAGCAATTGAAGCTGGTAAGAGGATTTGCAACATACCACTAGACTTTGTGTATACTTCTGCGTTAATTCGCTCGCAAATGACAGCTGTGCTTGCTTTGACTCAACATCGCTGCAAAAAG GTGCCTATAATTATGCATGATTGTAGTAAACAGGCAGAGGCATGGAGTCAAATTTACAGTGATGAGGCTAAAAAGCAATCATTTCCTGTTATTAGAGCTTGGCAATTGAATGAAAGAAT GTACGGTGAGCTACAGGGATGGGATAAACAGGAGATTTCCAAAAGATACGGTAAAGAGCAAGTGCATGAATGGCGTCGGAGCTATGATATTCCTCCGCCTGAGGGTGAGAGCTTGGAGATGTGCTCACAAAGAGCAGTCGGATATTTTAAGGAACAT ATTGAACCACAGCTGCAATCTGGGAAGCATGTTATGGTTGCAGCCCATGCCAATTCGCTAAGGTGTATTATCATGTATCTAGAAAAATTGACTTCTTGCGAG GTAATTAACTTGGAACTATCAACTGGGGTACCATTACTTTACATATACAAGGAGGGATCGTTTATGAAGCGAGGGAGTCCTGTAGGTCCTTCGGAAGCTGGTGTATATGCATTAACTAAG AGTTTAGCACTTTACAGGCAAGAGTTGGACGAAATGTCTTGCTGA
- the LOC103484987 gene encoding 2,3-bisphosphoglycerate-dependent phosphoglycerate mutase 1-like isoform X2: MISPGFHDFNGPLQLCNHANDSNPHNIYAFSPPFVRRGNDNDIPLFRRGFCSVRNYKLSVVCAIPQASIKNHFAPISHLNIDDSKNPSIETALILIRHGESMWNEKNLFTGSVDVPLTRRGVEEAIEAGKRICNIPLDFVYTSALIRSQMTAVLALTQHRCKKVPIIMHDCSKQAEAWSQIYSDEAKKQSFPVIRAWQLNERMYGELQGWDKQEISKRYGKEQVHEWRRSYDIPPPEGESLEMCSQRAVGYFKEHIEPQLQSGKHVMVAAHANSLRCIIMYLEKLTSCEVINLELSTGVPLLYIYKEGSFMKRGSPVGPSEAGVYALTKSLALYRQELDEMSC, translated from the exons ATGATTTCTCCTGGATTTCACGACTTCAATGGACCACTTCAGCTTTGTAATCACGCCAATGATTCAAATCCTCATAACATCTATGCATTTTCTCCACCCTTTGTCCGGAGGGGTAATGATAATGACATTCCTTTGTTTAGAAGAGGGTTTTGTAGTGTAAGAAATTACAAGCTTTCTGTCGTTTGTGCCATCCCACAAGCTTCAATTAAGAACCATTTTGCACCTATTTCTCACTTGAATATTGATGATTCTAAGAACCCTTCAA TTGAAACAGCTCTGATATTAATTCGACATGGTGAGTCAATGTGGAACGAGAAGAATTTATTCACTGGCTCTGTTGATGTACCTTTAACAAGGAGAGGTGTAGAGGAAGCAATTGAAGCTGGTAAGAGGATTTGCAACATACCACTAGACTTTGTGTATACTTCTGCGTTAATTCGCTCGCAAATGACAGCTGTGCTTGCTTTGACTCAACATCGCTGCAAAAAG GTGCCTATAATTATGCATGATTGTAGTAAACAGGCAGAGGCATGGAGTCAAATTTACAGTGATGAGGCTAAAAAGCAATCATTTCCTGTTATTAGAGCTTGGCAATTGAATGAAAGAAT GTACGGTGAGCTACAGGGATGGGATAAACAGGAGATTTCCAAAAGATACGGTAAAGAGCAAGTGCATGAATGGCGTCGGAGCTATGATATTCCTCCGCCTGAGGGTGAGAGCTTGGAGATGTGCTCACAAAGAGCAGTCGGATATTTTAAGGAACAT ATTGAACCACAGCTGCAATCTGGGAAGCATGTTATGGTTGCAGCCCATGCCAATTCGCTAAGGTGTATTATCATGTATCTAGAAAAATTGACTTCTTGCGAG GTAATTAACTTGGAACTATCAACTGGGGTACCATTACTTTACATATACAAGGAGGGATCGTTTATGAAGCGAGGGAGTCCTGTAGGTCCTTCGGAAGCTGGTGTATATGCATTAACTAAG AGTTTAGCACTTTACAGGCAAGAGTTGGACGAAATGTCTTGCTGA
- the LOC103484988 gene encoding protein INCREASED RESISTANCE TO MYZUS PERSICAE 1, giving the protein MLLGKRPRLPIKRTTSMTGIRGDIPDVEFEEQPSDQNNTGYDLLHHPMPVSVPRNTTAINYSALVSPRNLRNQSARDGLSQPPNDHFLRTCGLCKRRLAPGRDIYMYRGDTAFCSSECREKQIKEDERKEYGGKKKEERQGGAMASTVGVRGSGKKEAEGGHGGRPIIPC; this is encoded by the exons ATGCTGCTTGGGAAACGCCCTCGCCTTCCGATCAAGAGAACTACCAGTATGACTGGAATCAGAGGGGATATCCCCGACGTGGAATTTGAAGAACAACCGTCCGATCAGAACAACACCGGCTACGATCTTCTTCACCACCCCATGCCGGTTTCAGTTCCTCGTAATACCACCGCCATTAATTACTCCGCCTTGGTTTCTCCTCGAAATTTAAGAAATCAGTCCGCACGTGACGGCCTCTCTCAGCCACCTAACGATCACTTCCTCCGCACGTGCGGTCTCTGCAAACGCCGCCTCGCTCCGGGCCGTGATATCTACATGTACAG AGGGGACACGGCGTTTTGCAGTTCGGAGTGTAGAGAGAAGCAAATAAAAGAAGATGAGAGAAAAGAGTACGgagggaagaagaaagaggagcGGCAAGGGGGGGCGATGGCGTCGACGGTGGGGGTAAGGGGGTCGGGGAAGAAGGAAGCAGAGGGTGGCCATGGAGGGAG